One window from the genome of Micromonospora aurantiaca ATCC 27029 encodes:
- a CDS encoding sulfurtransferase yields the protein MPVPSDPHPHLQSYADPQRLVTTEWLAEHLGDEGLVVVESDEDVLLYDTGHIPGAVKVDWHTELNDQVTRDYLDAASFAELCAAKGIGRDDTVVFYGDNFNWWAAYALWVFSLFGHQDVRLLDGGRQKWIAEGRELTRDKVSRPRASYPVPERNDAPIRAYREQVMAHVAAGRPLVDVRSPGEYTGEMLHMPDYPQEGALRGGHIPGAVSKPWKSAANDDGTFKSADELRAIYGDQLGLSPSDDVVAYCRIGERSSHTWFVLHHLLGFPQVRNYDGSWTEWGNLVRAPVVKGDQPGGLTR from the coding sequence ATGCCTGTGCCGAGCGATCCGCATCCCCACCTCCAGTCGTACGCCGACCCGCAGCGCCTGGTCACCACCGAGTGGCTGGCCGAGCACCTGGGCGACGAAGGGCTCGTGGTGGTCGAGTCCGACGAGGACGTGCTCCTCTACGACACCGGCCACATCCCCGGCGCCGTCAAGGTCGACTGGCACACCGAACTCAACGACCAGGTCACCCGCGACTACCTGGACGCCGCGAGCTTCGCCGAGCTGTGCGCGGCCAAGGGCATCGGGCGGGACGACACAGTCGTCTTCTACGGCGACAACTTCAACTGGTGGGCCGCGTACGCCCTCTGGGTCTTCTCCCTCTTCGGTCACCAGGACGTACGGCTGCTCGACGGCGGCCGGCAGAAGTGGATCGCCGAGGGGCGGGAGCTGACCCGGGACAAGGTGAGCCGGCCCCGCGCCTCGTACCCGGTGCCGGAGCGCAACGACGCGCCGATCCGCGCGTACCGGGAGCAGGTCATGGCGCACGTGGCGGCCGGGCGGCCGCTGGTGGACGTGCGTTCGCCCGGCGAGTACACCGGCGAGATGCTGCACATGCCGGACTACCCGCAGGAGGGCGCGCTGCGTGGCGGGCACATCCCGGGCGCGGTGAGCAAGCCGTGGAAGTCCGCCGCGAACGACGACGGCACGTTCAAGTCCGCCGACGAGCTGCGCGCCATCTACGGCGACCAGCTCGGGCTGAGCCCGTCCGACGACGTGGTCGCGTACTGCCGGATCGGCGAGCGGTCCAGCCACACCTGGTTCGTGCTGCACCACCTGCTCGGGTTCCCGCAGGTGCGCAACTACGACGGCTCGTGGACCGAGTGGGGCAACCTGGTCCGGGCCCCCGTCGTGAAGGGCGACCAGCCCGGCGGCCTGACCCGCTGA
- a CDS encoding SigE family RNA polymerase sigma factor — protein MGRDADDGRADYLAFVESHQHRLLRAAYLICGNRHQAEDLLQDALLKLALRWPSVRDGDPAAYVRAILYRDAVSWWRRRRREWLSAYPPDRPGADADAALRLTVRAALDRLPPRQRAVVVLRYFEDLTEVATAEALGVTVGTVKSQCHDALRKLRDVVPAPGTSGDGLVTGMEANP, from the coding sequence ATGGGGCGTGACGCGGACGACGGGCGGGCGGACTACCTCGCCTTCGTCGAGTCGCACCAGCACCGGCTGCTGCGCGCCGCGTACCTGATCTGCGGGAACCGCCACCAGGCCGAGGATCTGCTCCAGGACGCGCTGCTCAAGCTGGCGCTGCGCTGGCCGTCGGTGCGCGACGGCGACCCGGCCGCGTACGTGCGCGCCATCCTCTACCGCGACGCCGTCTCCTGGTGGCGGCGCCGACGCCGGGAGTGGCTCAGCGCGTACCCACCGGACCGGCCGGGTGCCGACGCCGACGCGGCGCTGCGGCTCACCGTGCGCGCCGCGCTGGACCGGCTGCCGCCACGTCAGCGGGCCGTCGTGGTGCTGCGCTACTTCGAGGACCTGACCGAGGTCGCCACCGCCGAGGCGCTCGGCGTCACCGTCGGCACCGTCAAGAGCCAGTGCCACGACGCGCTGCGCAAGCTGCGCGACGTCGTACCCGCCCCCGGCACGTCCGGAGACGGCCTGGTGACCGGGATGGAGGCGAACCCGTGA
- a CDS encoding TetR family transcriptional regulator — protein MDVTEPATRTRRSDATRAAILRAARERFAADGYDRATIRAIAADARIDPSMVMRYYGSKEGLFAAAAEFDLRLPDLAEVPPDRLGETLTRHFVRRWEADGTLVALLRAAATNPGAAERMRGIFAGQLATAVARSGADPATADRRAGLVASQILGLALTRYVVRLPPVVDLDPEELADWVGPTIQRYLTQPLPPSRASGG, from the coding sequence GTGGACGTGACCGAACCCGCCACCCGCACCCGCCGCTCGGACGCCACCCGGGCGGCCATCCTGCGTGCCGCCCGGGAACGCTTCGCCGCCGACGGCTACGACCGGGCCACCATCCGGGCCATCGCCGCCGACGCCCGCATCGACCCGTCGATGGTGATGCGCTACTACGGCAGCAAGGAGGGGCTGTTCGCCGCGGCGGCCGAGTTCGACCTGCGCCTGCCCGACCTGGCCGAGGTGCCGCCGGACCGGCTCGGCGAGACACTGACCCGGCACTTCGTACGCCGCTGGGAGGCGGACGGGACACTCGTCGCCCTGCTCCGGGCCGCCGCCACCAACCCCGGCGCGGCCGAACGCATGCGCGGGATCTTCGCCGGCCAGCTCGCCACCGCGGTGGCCCGATCCGGTGCCGACCCGGCGACCGCCGACCGCCGGGCCGGTCTGGTGGCCAGTCAGATCCTCGGTCTCGCGCTCACCCGGTACGTCGTCCGGCTGCCACCCGTGGTGGACCTCGACCCCGAGGAACTGGCCGACTGGGTCGGCCCGACGATTCAGCGCTACCTGACCCAACCTTTGCCCCCGTCCCGCGCGTCTGGCGGGTGA
- a CDS encoding FAD-dependent oxidoreductase, whose product MLPERTDVLVVGAGPTGLAAAVTLARHGVTATVVDRLAEPPVTSRAAVVHAGTLEVLDRIGVAAPLAARGLHSARFGVRDRDRVLVTVPFDRLPSRYPYALLISQAETEAVLTDQLTALGGRVLRPYEMTGLDLDGDGAVARFDGGRAVRARWVVGADGMHSRVRELAGIGFGGPADPRESFLLADVHVDSALPRDQVSLFLSRRGPLVWAPLPDGTVRLVATVDDAPRDPQAHHFQALLDERGPARRPDRVTGMAWASRFRIHHRIASTYRSGPVLLAGDSAHVHSPAGGQGMNLGLRDAVALGDALAAGPQALDGYAADRRPRAEEVLGFAAGLTRLAAAPPAVRPLRNLLLRAVSTLPPLRHRIAVRLAGFEPARPDS is encoded by the coding sequence ATGCTGCCCGAACGCACCGACGTCCTCGTGGTGGGAGCCGGGCCGACCGGCCTGGCCGCGGCGGTCACGCTCGCCCGGCACGGGGTGACCGCTACCGTCGTCGACCGGCTCGCCGAGCCGCCGGTCACCTCACGCGCCGCAGTCGTGCACGCCGGCACCCTGGAGGTGCTGGACCGGATCGGGGTCGCCGCGCCGCTGGCCGCGCGAGGGCTGCACTCGGCCCGGTTCGGCGTCCGCGACCGGGACCGGGTGCTGGTCACCGTCCCCTTCGACAGGTTGCCGTCGCGCTACCCGTACGCGCTGCTGATCTCCCAGGCCGAGACCGAGGCGGTGCTCACCGACCAGCTCACCGCGCTCGGCGGGCGCGTGCTGCGGCCGTACGAGATGACCGGCCTGGACCTCGACGGCGACGGCGCCGTCGCCCGCTTCGACGGCGGCCGCGCGGTCCGGGCACGCTGGGTCGTCGGCGCGGACGGGATGCACAGCCGGGTCCGCGAGCTGGCCGGCATCGGCTTCGGCGGCCCGGCCGACCCCCGGGAGTCGTTCCTGCTCGCCGACGTCCACGTGGACAGCGCGCTCCCGCGCGACCAGGTGAGCCTCTTCCTGTCCCGCCGGGGCCCGCTGGTCTGGGCGCCGCTGCCCGACGGCACGGTCCGGCTGGTCGCCACTGTGGACGACGCGCCGCGCGACCCGCAGGCGCACCACTTCCAGGCGCTGCTGGACGAGCGCGGCCCGGCGCGCAGGCCGGACCGGGTCACCGGCATGGCGTGGGCGTCCCGGTTCCGGATCCACCACCGGATCGCGAGCACCTACCGGTCCGGGCCGGTGCTGCTCGCCGGGGACTCCGCGCACGTGCACAGCCCGGCCGGTGGGCAGGGGATGAACCTCGGCCTGCGCGACGCAGTCGCCCTCGGCGACGCGCTCGCCGCCGGCCCGCAGGCCCTCGACGGGTACGCCGCCGACCGTCGCCCCCGCGCCGAGGAGGTGCTCGGTTTCGCCGCCGGGCTGACCCGGCTCGCCGCCGCACCGCCGGCCGTGCGACCGCTGCGGAATCTGCTGCTCCGGGCGGTCTCCACGCTCCCGCCGCTCCGTCACCGGATCGCCGTTCGCCTGGCCGGCTTCGAGCCCGCGCGGCCCGATAGCTGA
- a CDS encoding MFS transporter has product MTITAVPGRDYRLLWSAAVCSQVGDSLRTPALALLAATLTRDPRAVAAVTVAGLLPPLLFGLLSGVYADRWDRRRTMAVVDGGRAVVVAALAWSVATGHAGIATLVVVASLLALLGTLFDASAYALLPTVVPPEGLAGANARLQAGTAVAGGFVGAPLAGVLFAVSPALPFTADALTFALAAVLILAIPAPTPRRSCTFRPGKAAQKGRSRGHNRKINEDKGGVWEGIRFLRRDRVLRALTVGTAGSNLAIGGLASVLVLYALAVLRVPEAAYGLFAAGAIAGGLGGALFAGRLAARFGTLPTLRVVLLGQTLALAGFALARHPLTGGLAMAGFTAGSTIWNSLRAAYGQRHVPPDLLGRVGAAQRVAGLAAAPAGAVLAGLAAQAFGLTPVPWAAAAVFALVTAAVWVTFRARTGPPAAPPH; this is encoded by the coding sequence ATGACGATCACCGCCGTCCCGGGCCGCGACTACCGGCTGCTCTGGTCCGCCGCCGTCTGCTCGCAGGTGGGGGACTCCCTGCGTACGCCGGCTCTGGCCCTGCTGGCCGCCACGCTCACCCGCGACCCTCGCGCGGTAGCCGCGGTGACAGTGGCCGGGCTCCTTCCGCCGCTGCTGTTCGGCCTGCTCAGCGGCGTGTACGCGGACCGGTGGGACCGGCGGCGGACGATGGCGGTGGTGGACGGGGGGCGGGCCGTGGTGGTGGCGGCGCTGGCCTGGTCCGTGGCGACCGGGCACGCCGGGATCGCCACGCTGGTCGTCGTCGCCTCGCTGCTCGCCCTGCTGGGCACGCTCTTCGACGCGTCCGCGTACGCGCTGCTGCCCACTGTGGTGCCGCCCGAAGGGCTGGCGGGCGCCAACGCCCGCCTCCAGGCCGGAACCGCGGTCGCGGGGGGATTCGTCGGCGCCCCCTTGGCCGGTGTCCTCTTCGCCGTCTCCCCCGCACTCCCGTTCACCGCCGACGCCCTGACCTTCGCCCTGGCCGCCGTCCTCATCCTCGCCATCCCCGCCCCGACTCCCCGCCGATCTTGCACTTTCCGCCCCGGCAAAGCCGCGCAAAAAGGACGGTCGAGGGGCCACAACCGCAAGATCAACGAGGACAAGGGCGGGGTTTGGGAGGGGATTCGGTTTCTTCGACGGGATCGGGTTCTCCGGGCGCTGACAGTCGGGACGGCCGGGTCGAATCTGGCCATCGGAGGGCTGGCCTCGGTGCTCGTGCTCTATGCGCTGGCCGTGCTTCGGGTGCCGGAGGCGGCGTACGGGCTGTTCGCGGCCGGCGCGATCGCGGGCGGGCTGGGCGGCGCGCTGTTCGCCGGACGGCTGGCCGCCCGCTTCGGCACGCTGCCCACGCTGCGTGTCGTGCTGCTCGGTCAGACGCTGGCGCTGGCCGGATTCGCGCTGGCCCGGCACCCGCTGACCGGCGGCCTCGCGATGGCCGGGTTCACCGCCGGCTCCACGATCTGGAACAGCCTGCGGGCGGCGTACGGGCAGCGGCACGTACCCCCGGATCTGCTCGGCCGGGTGGGCGCGGCACAGCGGGTGGCCGGGCTGGCCGCCGCACCGGCCGGCGCGGTGCTGGCCGGTCTCGCCGCCCAGGCGTTCGGCCTGACGCCTGTCCCCTGGGCGGCCGCCGCGGTCTTCGCCCTGGTCACGGCCGCCGTCTGGGTGACCTTCCGAGCGCGCACCGGCCCGCCCGCCGCGCCACCGCACTGA
- a CDS encoding HSP90 family protein, whose protein sequence is MDRTFQVDLRGVVDLLSHHLYGSPRVYVRELLQNAVDAITARRSTEPKAPARVRIEPPELTGDGTLRVHDTGIGLTEAQVHELLATIGRSSKRDELGFSRHEFLGQFGIGLLSCFLVADEIRVVTRHADEPTVLWTGWSDGRYAVRLAEPDQARDEPGTTVTLVPRRDADQWLGVPTVTELARLYGGLLPVDVRVGDTPTTAGPPPWPTTPGAPVDRAALQRYAQELLGFVPFDVVPLSVPEAGLTGVAFILPAAVNPAARAGHRVYLKRMLLSEHADGLLPEWAFFAHCVVDASELRPTASREALYEDALLTSVREALGDQIRGWLVRLAKHDPRRLGEFLQVHHLGVKALAMHDDEMLRLVDQWWPMDTNVGTMTLAEFRQRHGVLRYAASLDEFRQLAAVAAAQDVAVVNGGYTYDTELIERLPTVDRSVLIERLEPSDLTTRFEILDPATELALRPFLTAAQRALERLGCEVVIRAYDPVSLPALYLVSRSAAFHDQLAASRDKADELWGGVLDALAASAPPDRPQLVLNHRNPLVRRVTTLADPELVGLAVEALYGQALLLGHHPIRAADAALLNSSFLGLLGRAVPGETRD, encoded by the coding sequence TTGGACCGCACCTTCCAGGTGGACCTCCGTGGCGTGGTCGACCTGCTCAGTCATCACCTCTACGGCAGTCCGCGGGTCTACGTGCGCGAGCTGCTCCAGAACGCCGTCGACGCGATCACCGCGCGCCGGTCCACCGAGCCGAAAGCCCCGGCCCGGGTCCGCATCGAGCCGCCGGAGCTGACCGGCGACGGGACGCTGCGCGTGCACGACACCGGCATCGGCCTGACCGAGGCGCAGGTGCATGAACTGCTCGCCACCATCGGCCGCAGCTCCAAGCGCGACGAGCTGGGCTTCTCCCGGCACGAGTTCCTCGGCCAGTTCGGCATCGGCCTGCTCTCCTGCTTCCTGGTGGCGGACGAGATCCGGGTGGTCACCCGGCACGCCGACGAGCCCACAGTGCTCTGGACGGGCTGGTCCGACGGGCGGTACGCGGTACGGCTCGCCGAGCCGGACCAGGCCCGGGACGAGCCCGGCACCACAGTCACGCTGGTGCCCCGGCGCGACGCCGACCAGTGGCTCGGCGTACCCACTGTCACCGAGCTGGCCCGCCTCTACGGCGGCCTGCTGCCGGTCGACGTGCGGGTCGGTGACACGCCGACCACCGCCGGCCCGCCGCCGTGGCCGACCACGCCCGGTGCGCCGGTGGACCGGGCCGCCCTCCAGCGGTACGCGCAGGAGCTGCTCGGGTTCGTCCCGTTCGACGTGGTGCCGCTGTCGGTGCCCGAGGCCGGCCTGACCGGCGTGGCGTTCATCCTGCCCGCCGCGGTGAACCCGGCCGCCCGGGCCGGGCACCGGGTCTACCTCAAGCGGATGCTGCTCAGCGAGCACGCCGACGGGCTGCTGCCCGAGTGGGCCTTCTTCGCCCACTGCGTGGTCGACGCCAGTGAGCTGCGGCCCACCGCCAGCCGCGAGGCGCTCTACGAGGACGCGCTTCTCACCTCCGTCCGGGAGGCGCTCGGCGACCAGATCCGCGGCTGGCTGGTCCGCCTCGCCAAGCACGACCCGCGCCGGCTCGGCGAGTTCCTCCAGGTGCACCACCTCGGCGTCAAGGCGCTCGCGATGCACGACGACGAGATGCTGCGGCTGGTCGACCAGTGGTGGCCGATGGACACCAACGTCGGCACGATGACGCTCGCCGAGTTCCGGCAGCGGCACGGCGTGCTCCGGTACGCCGCCAGCCTGGACGAGTTCCGCCAGCTCGCCGCCGTGGCCGCCGCGCAGGACGTGGCAGTGGTCAACGGCGGCTACACGTACGACACCGAGCTGATCGAGCGGCTGCCCACAGTGGACCGCTCGGTGCTGATCGAGCGGCTGGAGCCGAGCGACCTGACCACCCGGTTCGAGATTCTCGACCCGGCGACCGAACTGGCCCTGCGGCCGTTCCTCACCGCCGCGCAGCGGGCCCTGGAACGGCTCGGCTGTGAGGTCGTGATCCGGGCGTACGACCCGGTCTCGCTGCCGGCGCTCTACCTGGTGTCCCGGTCGGCCGCGTTCCACGACCAGCTCGCCGCCAGCCGGGACAAGGCCGACGAGCTGTGGGGCGGCGTGCTCGACGCGCTCGCCGCCTCAGCGCCGCCGGACCGCCCGCAACTGGTGCTCAACCACCGCAACCCGCTGGTCCGCCGGGTCACCACGCTCGCCGACCCGGAGCTGGTCGGGCTGGCCGTCGAGGCGCTCTACGGGCAGGCCCTGCTGCTCGGGCACCACCCGATCCGGGCGGCCGACGCCGCACTGCTGAACAGTTCCTTCCTCGGCCTGCTCGGCCGGGCCGTACCGGGAGAGACCCGTGACTGA